Proteins encoded together in one Paracoccus sp. SMMA_5_TC window:
- a CDS encoding ATP phosphoribosyltransferase regulatory subunit, with protein sequence MSKREKQAIGQQILAAFRAAGAQEVAPDLLLPAETLLDLYGEDIRARAYVTQDPIRGEVMLRPDFTVPVVQMHMQSGAEPARYCYLGEVFRKQDQGEYQPEHPRDNEYLQAGFELFARDPDADAEVFALFHDILSGLRLQAVMGDMDLLMDAVRALPLSGARRAALLHHIWRPRRFARLLERFASPATPRDFPASSAPWTGLRSPEEMQARIERLEADGAESPLAPVWVERLQRLFAIDAPAPQALAQLRLLAAEIPDIAEAANRLDRNLTLLSARGIDVAAIRFDASHGRHTMEYYDGMTFSFLAPGRADWPPVATGGRYDALAAVLGQAQGRSIPAVGGIIRPGLVHELGGLG encoded by the coding sequence GCTGGATCTTTATGGCGAGGATATTCGCGCCCGCGCCTATGTGACCCAGGACCCGATCCGGGGCGAGGTGATGCTGCGCCCCGATTTCACCGTGCCGGTGGTGCAGATGCACATGCAATCCGGCGCCGAGCCCGCGCGTTACTGCTATCTGGGCGAGGTGTTTCGCAAGCAGGACCAGGGCGAATATCAGCCCGAACACCCGCGCGACAATGAATACCTGCAGGCAGGGTTCGAGCTTTTTGCCCGCGATCCCGATGCCGATGCCGAGGTTTTCGCGCTGTTTCACGACATCCTGTCGGGCCTGCGGTTGCAGGCGGTGATGGGCGACATGGACCTGTTGATGGATGCGGTGCGGGCGCTGCCCTTGTCGGGGGCGCGGCGGGCGGCGCTGCTGCATCACATCTGGCGGCCGCGTCGCTTTGCCCGGTTGCTGGAACGCTTTGCCAGCCCGGCCACGCCGCGCGACTTTCCCGCCAGTTCGGCGCCTTGGACCGGCCTGCGCTCGCCCGAGGAAATGCAGGCCCGGATCGAGCGGCTCGAGGCCGACGGCGCGGAAAGCCCCCTGGCCCCGGTCTGGGTCGAGCGGCTGCAGCGGCTGTTCGCCATCGATGCCCCGGCCCCACAGGCGCTGGCGCAACTGCGGCTGCTGGCCGCCGAAATTCCCGACATTGCCGAGGCGGCGAACCGGCTTGACCGCAACCTGACCCTGCTGTCGGCGCGCGGCATCGATGTGGCGGCGATCCGTTTCGATGCCAGCCACGGCCGTCACACCATGGAATATTACGACGGCATGACCTTCAGCTTTCTGGCGCCGGGGCGGGCCGACTGGCCGCCGGTCGCCACCGGCGGGCGCTATGACGCGCTGGCGGCGGTGCTGGGCCAGGCGCAGGGGCGTTCCATTCCGGCGGTGGGCGGCATCATCCGCCCCGGCCTTGTCCATGAACTGGGGGGGCTGGGATGA
- the hisG gene encoding ATP phosphoribosyltransferase translates to MIRLGVPSKGRLMEQCFDWFAQRGITLSRAGSEREYAGRVEGADNVALVLLSAGEIPRELKAGRIHLGVTGTDLIREKLAGWRSHVQELAPMGFGHADLILAVPACWRDCETLDDFATIARDFRAQHGFRLRIATKYHRLVRAWLSAEEVADYQLVDSQGATEGTVANLTAEAIADITSSGETLRANHLKVIGAEPILRSQATLFRSLSAGDDAAVADFVARLGLTQP, encoded by the coding sequence ATGATCCGCCTGGGGGTGCCGTCCAAGGGGCGGCTGATGGAACAGTGCTTCGACTGGTTCGCGCAGCGCGGCATCACGCTGTCCCGGGCGGGTTCGGAACGCGAATATGCCGGCCGCGTCGAAGGTGCGGACAATGTGGCCCTGGTGCTGCTGTCGGCCGGGGAAATCCCGCGCGAACTCAAGGCCGGGCGCATCCATCTGGGCGTAACCGGCACTGACCTGATCCGCGAAAAGCTGGCCGGTTGGCGCAGCCATGTGCAGGAACTGGCGCCCATGGGCTTTGGCCATGCCGACCTGATCCTGGCGGTTCCCGCCTGCTGGCGCGATTGCGAGACGCTGGATGACTTCGCCACCATTGCCCGTGATTTTCGCGCCCAGCACGGTTTTCGCCTGCGCATCGCCACCAAATACCACCGGCTGGTGCGCGCCTGGCTTTCAGCCGAAGAGGTCGCCGATTATCAGCTGGTCGACAGTCAGGGTGCGACCGAAGGCACCGTGGCCAATCTGACCGCCGAGGCGATCGCCGACATCACCTCGTCCGGTGAAACGCTGCGCGCCAATCACCTGAAGGTCATCGGGGCGGAACCGATCCTGCGGTCGCAGGCGACGTTGTTCAGATCGCTTTCGGCAGGGGATGACGCTGCGGTGGCTGATTTCGTGGCGCGACTGGGCCTGACGCAACCCTGA
- the ftsY gene encoding signal recognition particle-docking protein FtsY has product MSFFSKLRDRLTRSSSRIGAGLDDIVAEGAPPTAGEAPVAPAETPAPAAAAPAEAPPAPQTEAEQAQRSGLLGRLFGQAGAEPRRELDDEMLEQLEEMLIQADMGVETALRVTANIAEGRMGRRISASELKQLLAEEIARIMTPVAKPLPLYPKRPQVVLVVGVNGSGKTTTIGKLASQFKAAGKNVVIAAGDTFRAAAVEQLQVWGRRAGVPVMTAPEGADPASLAFDAMTRAEAEGADLLMIDTAGRLQNRQDLMEELAKIVRVIRKKDPSAPHNTLLVLDATTGQNALSQVETFQKLADVTGLVMTKLDGTARGGVLVALADRFGLPIHAIGVGEQIDDLDAFDAGDFARALVGIGEPAR; this is encoded by the coding sequence ATGTCGTTTTTTTCCAAACTGCGCGACCGGTTGACGCGGTCCTCGTCAAGGATCGGCGCCGGGCTGGACGACATCGTGGCCGAGGGCGCGCCGCCAACGGCGGGCGAGGCCCCGGTTGCGCCCGCCGAAACCCCTGCCCCGGCCGCAGCCGCGCCTGCGGAAGCACCACCCGCGCCGCAGACCGAGGCCGAGCAGGCCCAGCGGTCCGGCCTGCTGGGTCGCCTGTTCGGACAGGCCGGCGCCGAGCCGCGGCGCGAACTTGACGACGAGATGCTCGAGCAGCTCGAGGAAATGCTGATCCAGGCCGACATGGGTGTGGAAACCGCGCTGCGCGTGACCGCCAATATCGCCGAAGGTCGCATGGGGCGGCGTATTTCGGCCAGCGAGTTGAAACAGCTGCTGGCCGAGGAAATCGCCCGGATCATGACGCCGGTGGCCAAGCCGCTGCCGCTATACCCCAAGCGGCCGCAGGTGGTGCTGGTGGTGGGCGTGAACGGATCGGGCAAGACCACCACCATCGGCAAGCTGGCCAGCCAGTTCAAGGCCGCCGGCAAGAATGTGGTCATCGCTGCCGGCGACACCTTCCGGGCGGCTGCGGTCGAACAGTTGCAGGTTTGGGGACGGCGCGCCGGCGTGCCGGTGATGACCGCACCCGAAGGCGCCGACCCCGCCAGCCTGGCCTTCGACGCCATGACCCGGGCCGAGGCCGAGGGCGCGGATCTGTTGATGATCGACACTGCCGGACGGTTGCAGAACCGCCAGGACCTGATGGAGGAACTTGCCAAGATCGTGCGGGTCATCCGCAAGAAAGACCCCTCGGCGCCCCACAATACCTTGCTGGTGCTGGACGCCACCACCGGCCAGAACGCCCTGAGCCAGGTCGAGACCTTTCAGAAACTGGCCGATGTGACCGGTCTGGTGATGACCAAGCTGGACGGCACCGCGCGCGGCGGCGTGCTGGTGGCGCTGGCCGACCGCTTTGGCCTGCCGATCCATGCCATCGGCGTCGGCGAACAGATCGACGATCTGGATGCCTTTGACGCCGGCGATTTCGCCCGCGCGCTGGTCGGTATCGGTGAGCCCGCGCGCTAG
- a CDS encoding class I fructose-bisphosphate aldolase produces the protein MQMTDTVRKILANYEGETPGVKAQLARMLMTGKLAGTGKMIILPVDQGFEHGPARSFAPNPAGYDPHYHYQLAIDAGLNAYAAPLGMIEAGADTFAGQIPTILKVNSANSLMSDTAGKNQAITASVDDALRLGCSAIGFTIYPGSDMALDMIEEIVEMRKEAAAKGVATVIWSYPRGEAISKDGETAIDIAAYAAQIAALIGAHIIKIKLSTDHLELPEAKKVYESKGIDISTQAKRVEHCMQAAFNGRRLVVFSGGAAKGADAVYDDARAIRDGGGNGSIIGRNSFQRSREDALAMLAKLVDIYLGKA, from the coding sequence ATGCAGATGACCGACACCGTCCGCAAGATCCTGGCGAATTACGAAGGGGAAACCCCCGGCGTAAAGGCCCAGCTGGCGCGGATGCTGATGACCGGCAAGCTGGCCGGCACCGGCAAGATGATCATCCTGCCTGTCGACCAGGGCTTCGAACATGGCCCCGCGCGCAGCTTTGCCCCGAACCCGGCGGGCTATGACCCCCATTACCACTATCAGCTGGCCATCGACGCCGGGCTGAACGCCTATGCCGCGCCGCTGGGCATGATCGAGGCCGGCGCGGACACCTTTGCCGGCCAAATCCCGACGATCCTCAAGGTGAACTCGGCCAATTCGCTGATGTCGGACACCGCCGGCAAGAACCAGGCAATCACCGCCTCGGTCGATGATGCGCTGCGGCTGGGCTGCTCGGCCATCGGCTTTACCATCTATCCGGGGTCCGACATGGCGCTGGACATGATCGAAGAGATCGTGGAAATGCGCAAGGAAGCCGCTGCCAAGGGCGTGGCCACGGTGATCTGGTCCTACCCGCGGGGCGAAGCGATCAGCAAGGATGGCGAAACCGCCATCGACATCGCCGCCTATGCCGCGCAGATCGCGGCGCTGATTGGCGCCCATATCATCAAGATCAAGCTGTCCACCGATCACCTCGAACTGCCCGAGGCGAAAAAAGTATACGAATCCAAGGGCATCGATATTTCGACCCAGGCCAAGCGCGTCGAGCACTGCATGCAGGCGGCCTTCAACGGCCGCCGGCTGGTGGTATTCTCGGGCGGGGCAGCCAAGGGAGCCGATGCCGTTTATGACGATGCCCGCGCCATTCGCGACGGCGGCGGCAACGGTTCGATCATCGGCCGCAACAGCTTCCAGCGTTCGCGCGAGGATGCGCTGGCGATGCTGGCCAAGCTGGTCGACATCTATCTGGGCAAGGCCTGA